A stretch of the Lactuca sativa cultivar Salinas chromosome 9, Lsat_Salinas_v11, whole genome shotgun sequence genome encodes the following:
- the LOC111880065 gene encoding ammonium transporter 1 member 3 has translation MEVSWETSVTDSINTIYLLFSAYLVFMMQLGFAMLCAGSVRAKNALNIMLTNVVDAVVGSLSYYLFGFAFAFGDGSGSNPFIGTQYFALKNIPSTSFDYSFFLYQWAFAIAVAGITSGSIAERTQFSAYLVFSFFQTGFVYPVVAHWVWSSTGWLNPGSTTLLFGSGAIDFAGSGVVHLVGGIAGLWGALIEGPRVGRFDAFGKPVQMRGHNATLVVLGTFLLWFGWFGFNPGSFNKILVSYPDSFDQGNWTGVGRTAVTTTLAGSTAGIVTLFGRRLLVGHWDALDVCNGVLGGFVAITSGCSVVEPWAAIVCGFFAACVLIGLNIVALKLHYDDPLEAAQLHGGCGAWGLIFTGLFAKEEFVVQTYNSGNLGVTRPYGLLLGGGWGLIGAQVVEVLVVVGWVSVTMGPLFYLLHWLRILRISSDEEVAGLDISSHGGYAYHAHPEESGPRLYGEYLRLQDQ, from the coding sequence ATGGAGGTTTCATGGGAAACCAGTGTGACAGATTCAATCAATACCATTTACCTTCTCTTTTCAGCCTATTTGGTCTTCATGATGCAACTGGGTTTCGCCATGCTATGTGCGGGCTCGGTCCGAGCCAAGAACGCATTGAACATAATGCTGACAAATGTAGTCGATGCAGTCGTGGGCAGCCTCTCATACTATCTATTCGGGTTCGCATTCGCTTTTGGTGACGGGTCAGGGTCGAACCCATTTATTGGCACTCAATATTTCGCTTTAAAAAACATCCCATCAACATCTTTTGACTATAGCTTCTTTCTTTACCAATGGGCTTTTGCTATAGCGGTTGCGGGTATCACAAGCGGGTCGATCGCTGAACGCACCCAGTTCAGCGCTTAccttgttttttcattttttcaaacTGGGTTTGTTTACCCTGTTGTGGCCCACTGGGTTTGGTCTTCTACTGGTTGGCTAAACCCAGGGTCAACAACCTTGTTGTTCGGGTCGGGTGCGATTGACTTTGCAGGTAGTGGTGTGGTGCACTTGGTGGGTGGGATTGCCGGGCTATGGGGTGCTTTAATTGAAGGACCACGGGTTGGGCGATTCGATGCTTTCGGGAAGCCTGTTCAAATGCGTGGACATAATGCGACTCTAGTGGTGCTCGGGACATTCTTGTTATGGTTTGGATGGTTTGGGTTCAATCCTGGGTCATTCAACAAGATTCTTGTATCGTATCCCGATAGTTTTGATCAAGGCAACTGGACCGGGGTGGGCCGGACCGCGGTTACAACGACATTAGCAGGGTCGACAGCTGGCATTGTAACCTTGTTTGGTAGACGGTTACTTGTGGGCCATTGGGATGCTCTTGATGTGTGCAATGGTGTGCTCGGTGGGTTTGTGGCAATCACATCGGGTTGCTCGGTGGTCGAGCCATGGGCTGCAATCGTATGTGGGTTTTTTGCGGCTTGTGTTCTAATTGGGCTCAATATTGTAGCCCTAAAGTTGCATTATGATGACCCATTGGAGGCAGCCCAATTGCACGGTGGATGTGGGGCTTGGGGGTTAATTTTCACGGGCTTGTTTGCAAAAGAGGAGTTTGTGGTTCAAACTTATAACTCGGGTAATTTAGGAGTAACTCGGCCCTATGGGCTTTTGTTGGGTGGTGGTTGGGGTTTGATTGGGGCTCAGGTCGTTGAAgtgttggtggttgtaggttgGGTTAGTGTAACCATGGGTCCGTTGTTTTACCTTCTACATTGGTTGAGGATATTGAGGATATCAAGTGATGAGGAGGTTGCTGGGCTTGATATTTCGAGTCATGGTGGTTATGCGTACCATGCACACCCAGAAGAATCGGGTCCACGCTTGTATGGTGAATACCTCAGGCTTCAAGATCAATGA